Proteins found in one Syngnathus acus chromosome 9, fSynAcu1.2, whole genome shotgun sequence genomic segment:
- the LOC119127649 gene encoding cytochrome c oxidase subunit 7C, mitochondrial, which produces MLGQAVRRFTTSAVRSSHYSEGPGQNLPFSVENKWRLLGMMVMFFGSGFAFPFIVVRHQILKK; this is translated from the exons ATGCTGGGACAAGCCGTAAGGCGATTCACGACGTCTGCTGTGCGTTCTTCGCATTATTCCGAAGGACCTGGACAG AACCTTCCCTTTTCTGTGGAAAACAAGTGGCGTCTGCTGGGTATGATGGTGATGTTCTTTGGCAGCGGCTTTGCATTCCCCTTTATTGTCGTCAGACACCAGATCCTGAAGAAGTAA